One genomic segment of Kocuria rhizophila DC2201 includes these proteins:
- the ppk2 gene encoding polyphosphate kinase 2, with protein sequence MTAQQEPARENLREFIDKLVDQGYTVRDGQSPDPDLIDPGGSAVETWREGYPYDERMSREDYELEKYQLQIELLKFQYWGQDNDLKHVIVFEGRDAAGKGGTIKRFTEHLNPRAARVVALNKPSDREQGQWYFQRYIQHLPTNGEIVLFDRSWYNRGNVERVMGFCTDEQYEEFMLQAPVFEKMLVDSGIHLTKFWFSVTQHEQRTRFAIRQIDPVRRWKLSPMDLASLDRWEDYTVAKEETFRRTDTDHAPWITIKSNDKKRARLNAMRFFLNQFDYEDKDTSVVYPPDPLIVRRGRDAVDD encoded by the coding sequence ACAAGCTCGTGGACCAGGGCTACACGGTGCGGGACGGGCAGTCGCCGGACCCGGACCTCATCGACCCGGGGGGAAGCGCCGTGGAGACGTGGCGCGAGGGGTACCCGTACGACGAGCGGATGTCCCGCGAGGACTACGAGCTGGAGAAGTACCAGCTGCAGATCGAGCTGCTGAAGTTCCAGTACTGGGGCCAGGACAACGACCTCAAGCACGTGATCGTGTTCGAGGGCCGGGACGCCGCGGGCAAGGGCGGGACCATCAAGCGCTTCACGGAGCACCTGAACCCCCGCGCGGCACGAGTGGTGGCGCTGAACAAGCCCTCGGACCGCGAGCAGGGCCAGTGGTACTTCCAGCGCTACATCCAGCACCTGCCCACCAACGGGGAGATCGTGCTGTTCGACCGCTCGTGGTACAACCGCGGCAACGTGGAGCGCGTGATGGGCTTCTGCACGGACGAGCAGTACGAGGAGTTCATGCTGCAGGCCCCGGTGTTCGAGAAGATGCTCGTGGACTCCGGGATCCACCTCACCAAGTTCTGGTTCTCCGTGACTCAGCACGAGCAGCGCACGCGCTTCGCGATCCGTCAGATCGACCCCGTGCGCCGCTGGAAGCTCTCGCCCATGGACCTGGCGTCCCTGGACCGCTGGGAGGACTACACCGTTGCCAAGGAGGAGACCTTCCGCCGCACGGACACGGACCACGCCCCGTGGATCACCATCAAGTCCAACGACAAGAAGCGGGCGCGTCTGAACGCCATGCGCTTCTTCCTCAACCAGTTCGACTACGAGGACAAGGACACCTCGGTGGTCTACCCGCCGGACCCGCTGATCGTGCGCCGAGGCCGTGACGCCGTGGACGACTGA
- a CDS encoding PepSY-associated TM helix domain-containing protein, with protein MSTSLDAPSSERARTGSHPTAPWLLPLLRRLHFYAGLFVGPFLVVAALTGALYVFTPQLEREVYAEALTGTTAAQPLTLDQQVAAARRTTGTEESPVNVRPASEGGTTRVMFADPALERGESRAVFVDPGTGRVTGEMTVYATSGALPLRTTIDRLHRDLLLGETGRLYSELAASWLGVLALSGVVLVVLHRRRVARGRRARVALVPRSGEANAYRRTRSWHTATGVWLAVGLLFLSASGLTWSAYAGENVSQLRTALGWTTPKVSTELGGGSSAPGDEHAEHHGHGHRAAAGPGSFDAVLATARGAGLDADVVEIKPPAAEGAAWTVAENVRSWPTQVDSVAVDPQRPTVTDHVRFSEWGLPAKLTQWAIAAHMGLLFGLANQLVLLGLALAVVVLVVSGYTMWWRRRPTRAPGVAFALLPPRGALRAAPAWVWALVGLGALAVGLFLPVLGLSLLCFLAVDLLVGLRARRRPAGWEPTGTSNAGATPAQGGTAPDDTVRSTSH; from the coding sequence ATGTCCACATCACTGGACGCACCGTCGTCCGAGCGCGCCCGCACGGGCTCGCACCCCACCGCGCCGTGGCTGCTGCCGCTGCTGCGCAGACTGCACTTCTACGCGGGGCTCTTCGTGGGCCCCTTCCTGGTGGTCGCCGCGCTCACCGGGGCCCTGTACGTGTTCACCCCGCAGCTCGAGCGGGAGGTCTACGCCGAGGCCCTCACCGGCACCACCGCGGCCCAGCCGCTGACCCTGGACCAGCAGGTGGCCGCCGCGCGCCGCACCACCGGCACCGAGGAGTCCCCGGTCAACGTCCGCCCGGCCTCTGAGGGCGGCACCACGCGCGTGATGTTCGCGGATCCCGCCCTCGAGCGCGGGGAGTCCCGCGCCGTGTTCGTGGACCCCGGCACGGGCCGCGTCACGGGGGAGATGACCGTGTACGCAACCAGCGGGGCCCTGCCGCTGCGCACCACGATCGACCGCCTGCACCGCGACCTGCTGCTCGGGGAGACCGGGCGTCTCTACAGTGAACTGGCCGCGTCATGGCTGGGGGTCCTCGCCCTCAGCGGCGTGGTGCTCGTGGTGCTCCACCGCCGCCGCGTGGCCCGCGGCAGGCGCGCCCGCGTGGCCCTCGTGCCGCGCTCGGGCGAGGCCAACGCCTACCGCCGCACGCGCTCGTGGCACACGGCCACCGGCGTGTGGCTCGCGGTGGGGCTGCTGTTCCTCTCCGCCTCGGGTCTCACGTGGTCCGCGTACGCGGGGGAGAACGTCTCCCAGCTGCGCACGGCCCTGGGCTGGACCACGCCCAAGGTGTCCACGGAGCTGGGCGGGGGCTCCTCCGCACCCGGTGACGAGCACGCGGAGCACCACGGCCACGGCCACCGCGCGGCCGCCGGGCCCGGGTCCTTCGACGCCGTCCTGGCCACCGCCCGCGGCGCCGGACTGGACGCGGACGTCGTGGAGATCAAGCCCCCCGCGGCCGAGGGTGCGGCGTGGACCGTGGCGGAGAACGTGCGCTCCTGGCCCACCCAGGTGGACAGCGTGGCGGTGGATCCCCAGCGGCCCACGGTCACGGACCACGTGCGGTTCTCGGAGTGGGGCCTGCCTGCCAAGCTCACCCAGTGGGCGATCGCCGCGCACATGGGCCTGCTCTTCGGCCTCGCCAACCAGCTGGTGCTGCTGGGCCTCGCGCTGGCCGTGGTGGTCCTCGTGGTGAGCGGATACACCATGTGGTGGCGACGCCGCCCCACGCGCGCCCCGGGTGTCGCGTTCGCTCTGCTCCCGCCGCGCGGGGCACTGCGAGCCGCTCCGGCGTGGGTTTGGGCCCTGGTGGGTCTCGGGGCGCTCGCAGTGGGGCTGTTCTTGCCCGTCCTGGGGCTGTCCCTGCTGTGCTTCCTCGCGGTGGACCTGCTCGTGGGCCTCCGGGCACGGCGTCGCCCGGCCGGCTGGGAGCCCACGGGCACCTCGAACGCCGGGGCCACCCCGGCGCAGGGCGGCACCGCACCGGACGACACGGTGCGGTCGACCTCGCACTGA